The region ATTTTGATTGATGGTGATAGGTTTGTTAGAAACGCTAATTTTGTAGGGTCTTTTAATTTAGATACAGATGTTCTAGATTATTATACACCAGATAATAGAGATGCTTTTGTTCCATCTCCTGCCAGTGCAACTTTTGGCACCTACCAAAGAGCTTCTACCTTGCAAATGTATGATGGTTCTTATTTAAGGCTAAAAAACATTACTTTAGGCTATAATGTTCCAATGACTTCTGGATTTATTTCCGGTGTACGTATTTATGGAACTGCTACCAACTTATTCACTATTAAAAGTGATAGGTTAGATGGGATAGATCCTGAGGTAACTGATAGTTTAGATCCACTTTCATTAGGAGAATCTTTTTTCGTAGCTCCACAATCAAAATCTTACATTGTTGGTGTTAAATTGAATTTTTAAAAAAAATATTAGTATGAAAAATATAAGAATATATAATATAATGCTGCTTATGGCGGTAGTTTTCTTCACCTCATGTGAAGATCAACTAGAAATTAGATCCGAGGATGATGTATCACCGGAGGTGGCTTTAGGTAACCCAACCACTATTGAAGGATTAATTTTAGGACTTTACAGTCAGGCTCAGTCGGTTGATGCTTTTAATGGGGGACCACAGACTTCTACCGAATTTCAGGCTGATAATTCTGTTTTCTTTGGTTCTTTTCCAACCCTGAGAGCAATCTATGATTATAATACTCAAGCGGATAACACTACAGTAAATGGTTATTGGTTCCAGAATATGGATGTGATTGAAGCATCTAATTTTGTAATTAACAATTTGCCTTCAGTAGAATTAGATGCTCTTTCTGAAAGCACTAAAAATCAATATCTGGGTGAAGCTAGGTTTGTTAGAGCTCTGTCTATGTTTAATATGTCAGAATACTTTGGGCAACCTTATCAGGTAGCTCAGGGAGCCAGTTTATCTATTCCAATTGTTTTAGATGATTTCCGGGGAGATAATGTAGAAGATTTTCAAGGGCCACGTAATACCTTAAACGAAGTATACGAGCAAATTGCCACTGATTTAGATTTTGCGATAAACAATTTACCGGAATCTTATGCTGCAAACGCAGATACTCGCGGTAGGGCTACTTCTGGGGCTGCAAAAGCTTTATTAGCTAGACTTGAGTTGTATAGAGAAAATAATACGGAAGCCGCTGAGCTTGCAACCGAAGTAATAAATTCTTCAGTATACTCTTTGGCACCTAATTATGACTTTTATAATGCTTTAACTTCTGAAGATGTTTTTACCATAATTAACACTGCAATTGATAATCAAGCTACTATTGGTTATTCAGATTTATTGAATCCAACACCCGAAGCGCGTGGTGATGCTCCTTTTAGTCCTAATTTGATTGCTGCTTATCTTGAGGAAGAAGGAGATTTACGATATAGTGAATTAACTCAGGTTGGTGCTGATGCTTTTGGTGATACTACTGCGGTATTCACTACTAAATTTGATGATGGGGCCACACTATCTGATAATGCTCCAATTATTCGTATCACAGAGCTTTATTTGATCCGTGCCGAGGCTAACTTCAAGGCAGACGCATCAATTGGTGCAACACCCTTGAGCGATATCAATATGTTGAGAAGCAGGGCTGGATTAGAGCCACTTGCAGCTGTGACTATAGAAGATATTGTTAGAGAAAGAAGAAAAGAGCTAGCATTCGAAGGCGGGCATAGAAGGTCCGATTTGTTAAGAAATGGAATGAGTTTGAGGAGACCAGGTCAACCTAACGAAGATGTGTCTAATTTAGGTGATCCACTTACTATTTTTCCAATACCGACTAGAGAAATTGATTTGAATCCTTCATTGGAACAAAATGATGATTATTAAGTTTTTATAATTATTCAATGATAAAAGGCTGTCTGAATGGACAGCCTTTTTATATTTAAATTGAGTTTAGGGCGGTGTTCTTTTGTCCGAATAAAAGTTAAAACTGTATTTGAAATCTATTTAGATAGCAAATGCTAAGTTTTTTGTCTCCTTGCTAGTATGTTTTGCTCCACGAATAACTGTGAGAATTATTAATAAGATTTTTAACCAAAAAAACCTCACGGATTAATAGCTAATTTAAAACAAATAAAATATTTCGATTTTATCTTGGTGGGATTAAAGCTAGCCCTCTCCGTAACAAGTTTGTTCAACAAAACATCAAAGAAAGCATTAGAAAAACAACTTTTAGAACTGTGGTTTTATATGTAAAAGTTTTGTATTCTTTAAATTCCTAAAGGTTGGTCTGTTAAACGGAATAATTACTAGTAGAATAATTCTATTCGATACTAAAAAAACCGTATAACTATTACTGCCTATTATAAAGCAACTAAAAAATGTTCGTTATTTAAGTGCTGAACAAGGGGTCTAAGCCATAAATTCACAGCTATCAGGCTAACAACTGCCAACAATGTATTTTAGTTTCTATAGATTTACCGGAAGAAGTTGGCAACACAATAATAACCTAATCTGTTTTAAAAGAAAATTTCAAAGCTTTGGTTAAATGAATCGAATATATGGTACTCAATTTTAAGGCATTCAGGGGGTATAAAGGCGTATAAGATTCATGTTCAATAAGTTCTTTTTGTTGAAGCCAATTGCCATTTAGTTAAGTTAATTATTATACTTTTGTGCTTCTGGAATTATTTAGAATGAAGAATATCCTTTTGGTTTGTATAGTCTTGTGTTCACTCCCTGGTTTTTCCCAATCCAGAGAAGTTGGTAGTCAGAAGCCGGATGCTTCCACTAAAGAAGACACCATTAAACCCCCAATCTCTGCTTACAAAATTATTTCGATAGCTAACGACACCACTTTTGTTGATACCACACTTACCATAGAAAAAGATTATAAATTCAATTACCGCCGAAAAGATAATTTTGAATTATTACCATTTTCCAATACCGGGCAAACCTACAATAGGTTAGGGGTAGATTTTGATGCTAAAAAATTATATCCTGAATTCGGGGCTCAGGCAAGGCATTATAATTTTCTTGAAGTAGAAGATATTTATTATTACCACGTCCCTACGCCGGTAACCGAGGCTTATTTTAAAACCGTACCCGAACAAGGTCAACAGTTAGATGTTTTATTTACTATAAACACTTCAGAAAGAGTAAATTTTTCAGTTGAATATAAAGGCGTGCGCGCATTGGGTAGATATCAAAATGCACTAACAAGTACAGGGATATTCAGGTTCGGTTTAACTTATAAAACACTGGATAGGAAATATCAGTTAAGAACGCATTTTGTCTCCCACGATTTAATGAACCAGGAAAACGGCGGACTTTCAGATTTAGCACTTCAGCAGTATATCGATAAAGAAGAAGAATTCGAAGATCGTTCCTTGCTGGCAATGAATTTTGAAAATGCCGAAAGCACCTTATACGGAAAACGTTTCTATCTAGATCATTTTTATCACGTGACCAGGCCAGATACTCTTTCGTCTAATGCGCTAAAAGCAGGGCACATTTTTAATCACGATTATAAGAAATTCGATTTTCTTCAAACCAATGCTGTAAACGATATTTTTGGCCCTTCTTTCCAGCGAAATAATTTACGAGACCGAGTGCGGCTAACAGAATTTTATAATGAGGCCTATGTGCAATGGTCTAATAAAACCCTGGGGGAAGTGAAAGCTAAAGCGGCAGTTAAGAATTTTGAATACGGGTACAAAACTTTCTATATACGGGAAAGCGATACTATTAATAATAAACTTACAGGATCAAATTATTCTGTGGGTGGGGAGTATAGAAAGAGTATTGGCGGATTTGATGTAGAGGCCGATGCCATGCTCAATCTTGCCGGTGATTTTACCGGTAGTTATTTTACAGCACATGCTGGTTATAGTTTAGATGAAGAGAATAGATTAGAGTTTGGGGTTAACCAAAACAGCCATATGCCTAATTATAATTTTCTGCTTTATCAAAGTACGTATATTAATTACAATTGGCAGAATGAATTTGATAATGTAAATACGCAAAGTATCTACGGAAAATTACGTTCCAAAAAATTGCTGAATGTTGAAGGTAGATTAACTCAAATTCAAAATTACACCTATTTTGCTGAAGGGGAAGATACCCTGGTGAAACCATTTCAGGCAGGAGACCAGGTGCGTTATTTAAAGTTAAAGGCAAGTAAAGATTTTGATTTTGGTCTTTTTGCGATAGATAATACGTTAATGTATCAAAATGTTCTTGATGGTGCCTCGGTTTTAAATCTTCCTGAATTTGTAACCCGGAATTCTATTTATTATAAAGATGAATGGTTTGATAAGGCGCTTTATCTCCAAACGGGATTTACCTTTAAATACTTTACTAATTATAATATGAATGCCTACGATCCGGTGTTAGCCGAATTCTACGTTCAGAATTCAGCTGAATTCGGGAATTATCCGGTAGTAGATTTCTTTTTTAATGCAAAAGTAGATCAAACCCGAATCTTTTTGAAACTTGAAAATGTGAATTCCTTGCTGGATGCAAACAATAACTTTGTAGCCCCGCGCTATGCTTATAGAGACTTTTTACTTCGATTTGGTCTTGTTTGGAACTTTTTTCTTTAAAAATTTCTTCGGAAGCAATTCTCTATTCAATGTTTTTTAACCAATTATTTGCCTAATTAGAGAGTGCAATGCATCTGAAGCATGATAATTATGAGAATAAAGTAGGTCTAACTGAAATTTTCTGAAAAATATCTAAAATTGAATAAAGGCTTGTGCATCTAAAAAACAGCAGTATATTTGCACCCGCTTTGCGACACAACGAGGGTTGCGGAGTAAAGTGGAAAGTTCATTACATATTGGGATACGGTATTTTTTTAAGGTTGAAAAAGCTTAAAAAAAATAAAAGTAAAAAAACTTATTTTTTACTTGCCAGAAACAAAAGAGGGTGTATATTTGCAGCCGCAAAAACAGCGAAGGATTTGTAAGGAATCCGAGCTATTTTTAAGTTCTTTTGAAGGTGTTGCTTTTTGAAAATAAAGTCAAAAATTTTTCTAAAAAATATTTGGTGTATAACTAAAAAGTAGTGTATATTTGCAGCCGCTTACAGACTGAGCGAGTTCCCAGAAATATTGAAAAGAAATCCCGGGTGGGTGCGTAAAGCGATAGGGTTCGAGTCCTTAGGTTTCGGCAAGAATATCCCGAATAAAATCGGGGAAGTTCATTGATTTATTGAATTGACAGCGCGTACATTTTTCGAGAGAAGAATGATACAAATAATTTAGAATTAAGACTAGAGAAGTCATCTTTGAGTACAGACGTTTGATTGTTGTAATTATATTAAGAAACAACGATGAAGAGTTTGATCCTGGCTCAGGATGAACGCTAGCGGCAGGCCTAACACATGCAAGTCGAGGGGTAACATTGGTGCTTGCACCAGATGACGACCGGCGCACGGGTGCGTAACGCGTATACAACCTACCTTTTAGCAGGGAATAGCCCAGGGAAACTTGGATTAATGCCCTATAGTATGGTGATCTCTCCTGAGATTATCATTAAACATTTATGGCTATTAGATGGGTATGCGTCCTATTAGTTAGTTGGTAAGGTAACGGCTTACCAAGGCAGCGATAGGTAGGGGTCCTGAGAGGGAGATCCCCCACACTGGTACTGAGACACGGACCAGACTCCTACGGGAGGCAGCAGTGAGGAATATTGGACAATGGGCGAGAGCCTGATCCAGCCATGCCGCGTGCAGGAAGACTGCCCTATGGGTTGTAAACTGCTTTTACAGAGGAAGAACCACTCCCACGTGTGGGAGTTTGACGGTACTCTGCGAATAAGGATCGGCTAACTCCGTGCCAGCAGCCGCGGTAATACGGAGGATCCAAGCGTTATCCGGAATCATTGGGTTTAAAGGGTCCGTAGGCGGGCAGTTAAGTCAGTGGTGAAAGTCTTCCGCTCAACGGGAGAACTGCCATTGATACTGATTGCCTTGAGTTATTATGAAGTGGTTAGAATGAGTAGTGTAGCGGTGAAATGCATAGATATTACTCAGAATACCGATTGCGAAGGCAGATCACTAATAATATACTGACGCTGATGGACGAAAGCGTAGGTAGCGAACAGGATTAGATACCCTGGTAGTCTACGCCGTAAACGATGGTTACTAGCTGTTCGGATCGATTAAGATCTGAGTGGTTAAGCGAAAGTGATAAGTAACCCACCTGGGGAGTACGTTCGCAAGAATGAAACTCAAAGGAATTGACGGGGGCCCGCACAAGCGGTGGAGCATGTGGTTTAATTCGATGATACGCGAGGAACCTTACCAGGGCTTAAATGTAGTCTGACAGGAGTGGAAACACTTTTTTCTTCGGACAGATTACAAGGTGCTGCATGGTTGTCGTCAGCTCGTGCCGTGAGGTGTCAGGTTAAGTCCTATAACGAGCGCAACCCCTGTGGTTAGTTGCCAGCGAGTAATGTCGGGAACTCTAGCCAGACTGCCGGTGCAAACCGTGAGGAAGGTGGGGATGACGTCAAATCATCACGGCCCTTACGTCCTGGGCCACACACGTGCTACAATGGTAGGGACAGAGAGCAGCCACTTCGCGAGAAGGAGCGAATCTACAAACCCTATCACAGTTCGGATCGCAGTCTGCAACTCGACTGCGTGAAGCTGGAATCGCTAGTAATCGCATATCAGCCATGATGCGGTGAATACGTTCCCGGGCCTTGTACACACCGCCCGTCAAGCCATGGAAGCTGGGGGTACCTGAAGTCGGTCACCGCAAGGAGCCGCCTAGGGTAAAACTGGTAACTGGGGCTAAGTCGTAACAAGGTAGCCGTACCGGAAGGTGCGGCTGGAACACCTCCTTTCTAGAGCAATGTTTAGCTGATTTATCAGTGATAACAACGCGCAAGAATCAAAGGGAAGTTCTTAAAGACCTTTTTTGGTCTTGATTCTAAGCTGTCGATTTAATATTTAAGAAATTGTATGGTGTATACTGTGGGATGTAGGTTGGATTATTCAATATACATTTTATAGTATTCATTACACAAAGGACAGTCTCATAGCTCAGCTGGTTAGAGCGCTACACTGATAATGTAGAGGTCGGCAGTTCGAGTCTGCCTGAGACTACTACCGAAGTACGAAGTACACGGTTAGAAGTTAGAAGGTGCAGAGGAGATTGAAGTTCATTACAAATTGAAAGGAAATTTTAGAAGTTGGGTAACCCAGTTTGCAGTAAGCAGTAGCAGTTAGCAGTAATAAAGACTGCGTACTAAGTACTGACCACTGCCAACTAACAATGGGGGATTAGCTCAGCTGGCTAGAGCGCCTGCCTTGCACGCAGGAGGTCATCGGTTCGACTCCGATATTCTCCACAATTCCTTTAGATTTAAGGGGGATAGGTATTACAAACATCAGGAAACGCGTAAGCATATTCGTTTGTTTGCCATTGAAATTAGGTCGTTTGAGAGGAAAAAAGTTCATTGACATATTGAGAAACAAAGAATACGAGAAAACTACAGTTATAGAAGTTTACTTTTATAACGAGGTAAATTAATTAAATTAATAGAATAATATTGTGATTAAGGTCACGAGAAATTCGAGCATAAGCAAGAAGCATACAAGCTAGATAAGGGCGTATGGGGAATGCCTAGGCTCTCAGAGGCGAAGAAGGACGTGATAAGCTGCGAAAAGCTGCGGGGATTGGCACATACAAGTTGATCCGCAGATATCCGAATGGGGCAACCCACTTAACTGAAGGTTAAGTATCCGCAAGGAGGCAAACCCGGAGAACTGAAACATCTAAGTACCCGGAGGAAGAGAAAACAATAGTGATTGCGCTAGTAGCGGCGAGCGAACGCGCATTAGCCCAAACCATAAGGTTTACGGACCTTATGGGGTTGTAGGACCACAACATTTGTTGCAAACAGAATTAGAACAAGTTGGAAAGCTTGGCCATAGACGGTGACAGCCCGGTATAGGTAAAGAATGTAACGATAGTGGTATCCTGAGTAGTGCGGGGCACGAGAAACCCTGTATGAATCCGGCGGGACCATCCGCCAAGGCTAAATACTCCTGAGAGACCGATAGTGAACCAGTACCGTGAGGGAAAGGTGAAAAGAACCCTGAACAAGGGAGTGAAATAGATCCTGAAACCATACGCTTACAAGCGGTCGGAGCCCTTTAGGGGGTGACGGCGTGCCTTTTGCATAATGAGCCTACGAGTTACCGTTTCCAGCAAGGTTAAGCAGTTCAGCTGTGGAGCCGTAGCGAAAGCGAGTCTTAATAGGGCGATTTAAGTTGGTAATGGTAGACGCGAAACCGTGTGATCTACCCTTGGGCAGGTTGAAGCTGTGGTAACACATAGTGGAGGACCGAACCCGTTGACGTTGAAAAGTCTTGGGATGACCTGAGGGTAGGGGTGAAAGGCCAATCAAACTCGGAAATAGCTCGTACTCCCCGAAATGCATTTAGGTGCAGCGGTATAATAGTTTTATAGAGGTAGAGCTACTGATTGGATGCGGGGGCTTCACCGCCTACCAATTCCTGACAAACTCCGAATGCTATAAAATGTTTTATATCAGTGAGGGCATGGGTGCTAAGGTCCGTGTCCGAGAGGGAAAGAACCCAGACCATCAGCTAAGGTCCCAAAATATATGTTAAGTTGAAGAAACGCGGTTGGACTGCCCAGACAGCTAGGATGTTGGCTTGGAAGCAGCCATTCATTTAAAGAGTGCGTAACAGCTCACTAGTCGAGCGGTCCGGCATGGATAATAATCGGGCATAAACATATTACCGAAGCTATGGATTTCATATTTAGATATGGAGTGGTAGGGGAGCATTGTAACAGAGATGAAGGTGTACTGCGAGGTATGCTGGATTGGTTACAAAAGAAAATGTAGGCATAAGTAACGATAATGCAGGCGAGAAACCTGCACACCGAAAGACTAAGGTTTCCCCAGCTATGCTAATCAGCTGGGGGTTAGTCGGGACCTAAGGCGAACCCGAAAGGGGTAGT is a window of Salegentibacter salegens DNA encoding:
- a CDS encoding putative porin — its product is MKNILLVCIVLCSLPGFSQSREVGSQKPDASTKEDTIKPPISAYKIISIANDTTFVDTTLTIEKDYKFNYRRKDNFELLPFSNTGQTYNRLGVDFDAKKLYPEFGAQARHYNFLEVEDIYYYHVPTPVTEAYFKTVPEQGQQLDVLFTINTSERVNFSVEYKGVRALGRYQNALTSTGIFRFGLTYKTLDRKYQLRTHFVSHDLMNQENGGLSDLALQQYIDKEEEFEDRSLLAMNFENAESTLYGKRFYLDHFYHVTRPDTLSSNALKAGHIFNHDYKKFDFLQTNAVNDIFGPSFQRNNLRDRVRLTEFYNEAYVQWSNKTLGEVKAKAAVKNFEYGYKTFYIRESDTINNKLTGSNYSVGGEYRKSIGGFDVEADAMLNLAGDFTGSYFTAHAGYSLDEENRLEFGVNQNSHMPNYNFLLYQSTYINYNWQNEFDNVNTQSIYGKLRSKKLLNVEGRLTQIQNYTYFAEGEDTLVKPFQAGDQVRYLKLKASKDFDFGLFAIDNTLMYQNVLDGASVLNLPEFVTRNSIYYKDEWFDKALYLQTGFTFKYFTNYNMNAYDPVLAEFYVQNSAEFGNYPVVDFFFNAKVDQTRIFLKLENVNSLLDANNNFVAPRYAYRDFLLRFGLVWNFFL
- a CDS encoding RagB/SusD family nutrient uptake outer membrane protein, which translates into the protein MKNIRIYNIMLLMAVVFFTSCEDQLEIRSEDDVSPEVALGNPTTIEGLILGLYSQAQSVDAFNGGPQTSTEFQADNSVFFGSFPTLRAIYDYNTQADNTTVNGYWFQNMDVIEASNFVINNLPSVELDALSESTKNQYLGEARFVRALSMFNMSEYFGQPYQVAQGASLSIPIVLDDFRGDNVEDFQGPRNTLNEVYEQIATDLDFAINNLPESYAANADTRGRATSGAAKALLARLELYRENNTEAAELATEVINSSVYSLAPNYDFYNALTSEDVFTIINTAIDNQATIGYSDLLNPTPEARGDAPFSPNLIAAYLEEEGDLRYSELTQVGADAFGDTTAVFTTKFDDGATLSDNAPIIRITELYLIRAEANFKADASIGATPLSDINMLRSRAGLEPLAAVTIEDIVRERRKELAFEGGHRRSDLLRNGMSLRRPGQPNEDVSNLGDPLTIFPIPTREIDLNPSLEQNDDY